The Candidatus Methylomirabilota bacterium DNA window TCGATGATTCGCTGCTCTACCAGGTCGCGGCGAACGAGAACATTGTTGGTGCAGGCTTCCTTGCCCCGGCGCCAGCGTCGAGGACAGCCGTACCGCTGGTCGCCGCCGATGGAGCTCCCCGAGCGGATGCTGAGCAAGGCCCCGCAGCCAGCGCATACCAGGAGCCCCGAGAGGATGTATTTCCGGTACGGAGCGCGCTCTGCCGAACTGCGAGGGGTCGTCGAAGCGGCGCCAGCTGTACGCTACGAGCAAGAGTCCAATGACGCCGTCGCCTGATGATCCGGGCACGAGCGAGCGCAGGGGGAGCCTTCACGCGAAGGTGAGAATAGACCATCCCTCTACTATTTCAAACGATGAGCGGGTCCCAGCTTCCGTAGCGGTCCCGGATCCGCCCGCGCGGCACGCTGAGCACGACCAGCAGGAGACCGGCAACCAGATCGCCCAGCCGCGCGGCGAGCGACATGTCGGGGAAGAGCCAGGCCGCAATGGCGATCGCCAGCCCGATGAGCACGTTCACGCCCCTGAACAGGCGCGTCACCTCCGCCCAGGCCACGAAGGTGGTGACGACTGCCAGCGCGCCGAAGATGCTCTCGAACCTGAACGCCGGACCCGTCGTGCCGAACACCCAGGGGCCGGCCATCACCCACGCGCCGACCAGCGCGCTGCCGAGCAGCGGCCAGCTCACGCTTGCGCCCCGGAACATCTCCGTCGAGAAGCCCACCGCCCCGGACGCCGCGGGGCGGCGCGAGAGGCCGATGTCCTCTACCGGCTTCGGCAAGCTGCCGCCCATCCAGAACAGGCGCCAGGCGGACGCCCCGGAGCGCTTGCCGACGACCAGGAACTGGATCATGGCCACGACCTCGTCCAGGGACACCGCGACCATGATCAGCATGAACAGCGCGGTGATCAGGCAGATCGTGCACCAGGCGCCCACGGCCACCGGCTGCAGCATGATCAGCACCACGCTGGTGACGCCCAGCGGAATCACCAGGACGCCGAACATCGCCACCATCCACGGCATCGTGCGCCAGCGGCGGCCATCACCCATGACGGCGGAGAGCAGCTCGAGCAGGTACGAGTACGCGCCCAGCCCTGCGTCCGAGACGAGGAAGGCGCGAGAGACCGCCGAGGTCAGCACCAGTTCGGTGCCGGCGCCGAAAATGGGGTCCCAGGCCTGAGGGGTGTGACCCAACTGGAACGACGCCATATACCGCGCCAGGAAGAAGCTGACCGTCGCGAGGGCGATCACCGGCGCCCGCTGCGCCCAGGTGGAGGGATTGTAGGTCCACCCTGGCGGCACTTCGGGCCCGGGCATCTCCGAGCGCATGGGGATGATCACGGAGAACGCGGCGATCAGGATGCCGACCAGGGTGTCGTTGGCGTACGAGGCGGGATCCGGCGCCCAGAACGCGAGCGGCGCGAACGCCACCCACAGCCCGACCGCCGCGTTGGCCCATGGCGCCCACGGGAATCCCTTCATACTCAGGACAGCGAACAGGATCACCAGCACACCGCTGATCATGTCGTTCCATGCCGTGGCGGCGCTGGGGTAGGCGAGGGCCGAGGGGCTGAAGAGCAGCCAGGCGCCCAGCGGCATCACCGCGATGTGCACCCAGTGCTCCGCAAGCACGTGCCAGGCCATGACTGGGCCGTGCTCCAGTTCGGTCACGGCGGGCGGCGGGCGCAGGCGCTCGATCTCCTGGTACAGCTCCGCCTCGTGGCGCAGAAGGGCCTCCGGCAGCTCCCGCACGAGCGCCTTGTGCTCCTGCATGGGACGCATGGTCTCGATGTGCCCCGTGGGGTCGGTCTCCATCAGGCGCCGCACGTGCGCATCGTGCTGCCGCTGCTCGGCCATCTCACGGTCGTACTCGCGCCCCAGGACCGCCTGCAGGACGCGCATCTCCTGCAGGTGCCTCATCAGCTTCTGCACGCGCTCCGGCAGCCGGGGCGGAGCGGCCGCGTGCTCGACGTGCGAGTCGTGGGTGCCGTGCCCGGCCGGCGCCTGGTGCCCGCCGCCTTCGTGATCCGACCCGGCCGTCGCGTCGTGTCCGGTGTGCGCATCATCGGCGCCGTGAGCCCCGTGCGGAGTCGGTGGCTGTTGGTCGTGCCGGTCGCGTCCAGCCTCGGGCTGGTGGTGCTCCGCGTCGCGGGTCATCAAGCCAACCTGTGTCCGGCCGCCGTGGCCGGTGCGGCAGGCAGCGCCGCGCTCATGCGGGCGATCTCGACACGGAGTTCCTGCAGACGCTCCCACGACAGCTCGCCGGGAGGCGCCGGGGGCGCGACGGCTTCCAGCCAGGCCGGCATCTGCAGTTCGTTCTCGCGATACCACGCCCAGGGATCGGCCTTCAATGCCGCGACGACCCTCGGTAGGGTCTCACGAAGCCGGTGTCTGGGTTGCCACCCCACCACCGTGCGAGCGCGGCTGATGTCGAGCTCGTAGTGGTCATCTGCCCGGTCGATCATCCACGGCTTCACGAAAGGGATCCGCCACAGGCGCAGCAGTTCCATCCCCCACACCCCCAGCTTCGCCAGGGACTTGGGGAGCACGATGGTCGTCCAGCGCTCGTCGCCGTGGACGAGCTGTCCCAGGCGCGTCTGCAGCTCTGCGTAGCTGACCGTCTCGGGCTCGCCGGCCTCGAGCACCAGCTCCGGCGGCAAGTCTCGCCGCCGCTCGACGAGCCGGACGTAGAGGTCCACCACGTCGTCGGAGTGCACCATGGCTTGCCCGTGGTGCGGGTTGCCCGCGAACACGTAGGCCGTCGGGTCGCGCTCGAAGATCCGCTGGATCTGCCGCGGCAGCGGGGCGGAATGCCCGAGGTCGTCGTAGACACCGGACAGCCGGAGCATGACCACGGGGATGTCGCCCCGCTCCCGGCGGATCAGCTCCTCGGTCCGCACCTTCGACCGTGGATAGGCCCAGGTGGGCTGCAGCGGAGAGTCCTCGGTGATGGGACGGCCGGGCGTGGTGGGCGCGTGCACGAGCATCGTGCTGGAGAAGATGAACTGTTCCACGCGGAAGTCCATATCGCGGAGCAGCCGCAACAGCCGGCCTGTGCCGCCCACGGTGATCTTCTCGTAGAGCGGGCTCGGGGCTCCCGAGAAGTCGTAGTGCGCCGCGAAGTGCATGACCGAGACGAGCGTGTTTCCGTGCCGCTCGCGCACGGTTTCCAGCCCCCTGCGCAGGCTCGGATCCGAGGTGAGGTCGACGTAGATGCACTCGGCGCTGGGCGGCGGGTGCGACGGAGCCCGCCGGTCGAATCCGACGACGGCGTACTGCTCACTGAGCCGCTTGGCTGTCGCGTAGCCGAGGTAGCCGTTGCTGCCGGTGACGAGGATCGCGCCCGTCCGCTCGTTCATGACGCCCTGCCTCGTGCTGACGCCCGGGTCATCCCGGCTCCGATGCCGAGGGGCCGGGGGACAAAGCGTACATCGGGACCACAGGGCGGGGAAGCTCTGCATGCCGCCCGTCGGAGAGCATATTATTGGGTTTTGCGTAAGTAGTGGAAACAACGCGGAGGTGCGATAGCGCTACTCAATCAGCTGATCCGCCCGCGCGAGCACCGAGGGCGGGATGGTGAGGCCCAGGGCGCGGGCGGTCTTGAGGTTGATGACCAAGTCGAACTTTGTAGGCTGCTCCACCGGTAGGTCCGCCGGTTTGGCGCCTTTTAGAATCTTGTCCACGAGGATAGCGGCACGCTGGTACATGTCCGTAGTGTTCGGACCGTATGACATGAGGCCACCAGCCTCCACGAACTCCTTCGCATAGTGAATGAAAGGCACCCGACGCCTTGCAGCGAACTCCGCGAGCCTTCCGCGGATGTTAAAGAACAATCGGTCTGACAGCACGATGAGGCCATCGGCCCGCTCTCTGATCACTGCCGAAAAAGCGCTTTCAAGTTCAGTGGGATTCCGTACCGCAAGAACTTGAAGCTGCATCCCCAACTCCCGGGCCGCGACCTCCCCCTCGCTTAACTCGGCCGCGGAACGTGGGTGCGTCGGATTCAAGAGAGCGGCTACGCGGGTGATTCCCGGATCGACCTCCTTGAGCAGTTCTAGGCGCTTTTGAGTCATGTCCTGTGCAATGAAGCTGAAACCCGTGACGTTCCCGCCTGGTCGGGCGAGGCTCTCGACAAGCCCGGATCCCACAGGGTCGTTACTAACAGGTATGACGATCGGGATCGTCTTCGTCGCCTTCTTGGCGGCGAGGGCCCCCGGCGTTGTCGAGCCCAGAATGATGTCTACTTTGAGTTGGACCAGTTCGGTCGCGAGGTCTGCGAGCCGTTCTCGCCTACCGCCTGCCCATCGGTACTCAATAACAATGTTCCTTCCCTCAACCCAACCGAGGTCGCGCAGACCTTGCCTAAACGCCTCGGAGGATAACGACGGTCCAGAATCAGGCGCAAGATAGCCGATCCTGTAGACCTTCCCCGCCTGCTGGGCTTGGGCGGGCAGCGGCGTGGCGAGGAGCGCGAGAGTCAAGACAGTGACGAACCGGCCGGCCCGCAGCTTCATCGGCGCCTCCCCGGTGGGCGTGGTGATGTTAGGGCGGCGCAATCGGCAGAGTCAAGTGAGCAGACGCAAAGCCCCGAACCTGGCGCCAAGGATGCTCCTGAGCGTTCCATTATTTCTGCAAGTCTCAATATTTTGACGGTTCCCACGAGGGCGAATGATCTAACGGTCCCAGCGTCGGCGATGGTGATCATCGATCTCGGGACATTCGAGGCCTTCGTCTTCGACCTCGACGGGGTGATCACGCGGACGGCGGCGGTCCACGCCCGAGCCTGGAAGCATGTGTTCGACGGGTACCTGGCGAGCCGCGCGGCCCGCACCGGCGAGCCGTTCGCCCCGTTCGACCCGGACGCGGACTACCGCCGGTACGTCGACGGCAAGCCCCGCCGGGCAAGCCGGCCCCCGACATGTTCCTGGAGGCCGGGCGCCGCCTCGGCGTGCCGCCCGCGCGGACGGTCGTCTTCGAGGACGCGACACGCCGCGCGGACGGCGGTGGCGCGCGCGCCCCCGAGTTCGCCACGCTCCTCGCCGCCCACGCGCTCGCCTGGGAGCAACTCTGGCGCTCCTTCGACATCGACCTCGAGATCGACGGCGCCGGGCCGGCCGGCGAGCGCCTGGCGACGGCGGCGATCCTGCGCCTGCACATCTTCCACCTCCTCCAGGTGGTCTCCTCCCACAGCACCGACCTCGACGTCGGGGTCCCGGCCCGGGGCCTCACCGGTGAGGCCTACCGAGGGCACATCTTCTGGGACGAGCTGTTCATCTTCCCGTTCCTCAATCTGAGAATGCCCGAGATCACCCGCGCGCTCCTGCGCTACCGGTACCGGCGGCTCGACGAGGCCCGGGCCGCTGGCTACCGCGGCGCGATGTACCCGTGGCAGAGCGGAGCGACGGCCAGGAGGAGACGGACGTCCTCTACCTGAACCCGCGGTCGGGTCGGTGGATGCGCGATCACACGCGGCTGCAGCGGCACGTGGGCTCGGCCGTCGGCTACAACGTCTGGCAGTATTATCAGGTCACGGGCGACATGACATTCCTCGCGGAATACGGCACCGAGATGCTGGTCGAGATCGCACGGTTCTGGGCCAGCGCCGCCACGTACAACGCCGCGTTCGACCGCTACGAGATCCGCGGCGTCATGGGACCCGACGAGTACCATGACGCCT harbors:
- a CDS encoding ABC transporter substrate-binding protein, which translates into the protein MKLRAGRFVTVLTLALLATPLPAQAQQAGKVYRIGYLAPDSGPSLSSEAFRQGLRDLGWVEGRNIVIEYRWAGGRRERLADLATELVQLKVDIILGSTTPGALAAKKATKTIPIVIPVSNDPVGSGLVESLARPGGNVTGFSFIAQDMTQKRLELLKEVDPGITRVAALLNPTHPRSAAELSEGEVAARELGMQLQVLAVRNPTELESAFSAVIRERADGLIVLSDRLFFNIRGRLAEFAARRRVPFIHYAKEFVEAGGLMSYGPNTTDMYQRAAILVDKILKGAKPADLPVEQPTKFDLVINLKTARALGLTIPPSVLARADQLIE
- a CDS encoding NAD(P)-dependent oxidoreductase; this translates as MNERTGAILVTGSNGYLGYATAKRLSEQYAVVGFDRRAPSHPPPSAECIYVDLTSDPSLRRGLETVRERHGNTLVSVMHFAAHYDFSGAPSPLYEKITVGGTGRLLRLLRDMDFRVEQFIFSSTMLVHAPTTPGRPITEDSPLQPTWAYPRSKVRTEELIRRERGDIPVVMLRLSGVYDDLGHSAPLPRQIQRIFERDPTAYVFAGNPHHGQAMVHSDDVVDLYVRLVERRRDLPPELVLEAGEPETVSYAELQTRLGQLVHGDERWTTIVLPKSLAKLGVWGMELLRLWRIPFVKPWMIDRADDHYELDISRARTVVGWQPRHRLRETLPRVVAALKADPWAWYRENELQMPAWLEAVAPPAPPGELSWERLQELRVEIARMSAALPAAPATAAGHRLA
- a CDS encoding vitamin K epoxide reductase family protein, with amino-acid sequence MTRDAEHHQPEAGRDRHDQQPPTPHGAHGADDAHTGHDATAGSDHEGGGHQAPAGHGTHDSHVEHAAAPPRLPERVQKLMRHLQEMRVLQAVLGREYDREMAEQRQHDAHVRRLMETDPTGHIETMRPMQEHKALVRELPEALLRHEAELYQEIERLRPPPAVTELEHGPVMAWHVLAEHWVHIAVMPLGAWLLFSPSALAYPSAATAWNDMISGVLVILFAVLSMKGFPWAPWANAAVGLWVAFAPLAFWAPDPASYANDTLVGILIAAFSVIIPMRSEMPGPEVPPGWTYNPSTWAQRAPVIALATVSFFLARYMASFQLGHTPQAWDPIFGAGTELVLTSAVSRAFLVSDAGLGAYSYLLELLSAVMGDGRRWRTMPWMVAMFGVLVIPLGVTSVVLIMLQPVAVGAWCTICLITALFMLIMVAVSLDEVVAMIQFLVVGKRSGASAWRLFWMGGSLPKPVEDIGLSRRPAASGAVGFSTEMFRGASVSWPLLGSALVGAWVMAGPWVFGTTGPAFRFESIFGALAVVTTFVAWAEVTRLFRGVNVLIGLAIAIAAWLFPDMSLAARLGDLVAGLLLVVLSVPRGRIRDRYGSWDPLIV